One genomic window of Peptococcaceae bacterium 1198_IL3148 includes the following:
- the purH gene encoding bifunctional phosphoribosylaminoimidazolecarboxamide formyltransferase/IMP cyclohydrolase, whose translation MVKRALVSVSNKDGLVEFGRGLVELGVEIVSTGGTAKTLREAGVPVTYISDVTGFPEILDGRVKTLHPKVHGGILALRTEEHLSQLQELDITPIDLVVVNLYPFKETIAKSEVTLADAIENIDIGGPTMVRAAAKNYQNVLIVVNPERYPEVLAALQQDQVSGNLRLSLAREAFAHTACYDSAISGYLSAVAGETFPAEVTVSAQLVQPLRYGENPHQQAAFYRNPAVKGACIANAEQLHGKELSYNNILDANAALELVREFRQPSAVIVKHNNPCGCASAEEISTAYERALEGDPVSAYGGIVAVNQTVDGMAAEKMSEIFLEAVIAPDFTDEALEILTQKKNLRLLKTGDLTEQTNDTMELRKVNGGLLMQQFDRQLLNPEALKVATEKQPTQEELDEMIFAMTIVKHVKSNAIVVTKDRQLIGVGAGQMNRVGSANIAFKQAGDKVKGAVLASDAFFPFRDTVDAAAEYGITSIIQPGGSIRDEDSIAACNEHGISMVFTGMRHFKH comes from the coding sequence TGGGTTGGTGGAACTGGGGGTGGAGATTGTTTCCACCGGTGGTACCGCTAAAACTTTGCGCGAGGCTGGGGTGCCAGTTACTTATATTTCCGATGTCACTGGTTTCCCAGAAATCCTCGATGGGCGGGTAAAAACCTTGCATCCCAAAGTACACGGCGGTATATTGGCGTTGCGTACCGAAGAACATTTAAGCCAACTGCAGGAGTTAGACATCACTCCCATTGATTTAGTGGTGGTTAACCTTTATCCCTTTAAAGAGACCATTGCTAAGTCAGAGGTCACGCTGGCCGATGCCATAGAGAATATTGATATCGGCGGCCCCACCATGGTGCGGGCGGCGGCGAAAAATTATCAAAACGTATTGATTGTAGTCAATCCGGAACGATATCCGGAGGTGTTGGCTGCATTGCAGCAGGACCAAGTTTCTGGCAATTTGCGCCTGTCACTGGCTCGGGAGGCCTTTGCCCACACCGCATGCTATGACAGCGCAATCTCTGGCTATTTATCTGCAGTGGCTGGTGAAACTTTCCCCGCAGAAGTGACCGTTTCTGCCCAACTGGTGCAGCCGTTACGCTATGGTGAAAACCCCCATCAACAGGCAGCCTTTTATCGCAACCCGGCAGTAAAGGGAGCCTGCATTGCTAACGCTGAGCAACTACATGGCAAAGAACTGTCCTATAATAACATCTTAGATGCCAATGCCGCTCTGGAACTGGTGCGTGAATTCAGGCAACCATCAGCGGTGATCGTAAAACATAACAACCCCTGTGGTTGTGCCAGTGCTGAGGAAATTAGCACAGCCTATGAAAGGGCGCTGGAGGGAGATCCAGTATCTGCCTACGGTGGCATTGTGGCGGTCAATCAAACTGTTGATGGGATGGCTGCAGAAAAGATGAGTGAAATCTTTTTAGAAGCGGTTATTGCCCCGGATTTTACTGATGAAGCATTGGAGATTTTAACGCAAAAGAAAAACCTGCGTTTATTAAAAACTGGGGATTTAACTGAACAAACCAATGACACCATGGAATTGCGCAAAGTTAACGGCGGTTTACTAATGCAACAATTTGATCGGCAATTATTGAACCCAGAGGCATTGAAGGTGGCCACAGAAAAGCAACCAACCCAAGAGGAATTGGACGAGATGATTTTTGCCATGACTATAGTTAAGCACGTTAAATCCAACGCCATTGTGGTTACTAAAGATAGACAGTTAATCGGTGTCGGTGCCGGCCAAATGAATCGAGTGGGTTCGGCCAATATTGCCTTTAAACAAGCGGGGGACAAAGTAAAGGGTGCAGTGTTGGCTTCCGATGCCTTCTTCCCCTTTAGAGACACAGTGGATGCAGCAGCAGAGTACGGCATTACGTCCATTATCCAGCCGGGAGGTTCCATCCGCGATGAGGATTCCATCGCCGCTTGTAATGAGCATGGTATCTCGATGGTGTTCACCGGCATGAGGCACTTTAAGCATTAA